From Synoicihabitans lomoniglobus, the proteins below share one genomic window:
- a CDS encoding metal ABC transporter ATP-binding protein, with product MSENGNATCPLEIHDLTVAYHKKPVLWGVDLEVPSGQLIGIIGPNGAGKSTLIKACMGLLPMQSGWVKAFGQPLKDVPTRVGYVPQRESVDWDFPVNVMDVVLMGRYGRLGLLRRPSAQDREIARDCLDRVKMLPYANRQISNLSGGQQQRVFLARALAQEADLYFMDEPFAGVDAATESAIIAVLKELRDQGKTLIVVHHDLPTAKQYFDSLLLLNMNVVAFGPTAEVFTAEKLQKTYGGRLTILSEVATVLGANGNGGGGG from the coding sequence ATGAGCGAGAACGGCAACGCGACGTGTCCGTTGGAGATTCACGATCTCACGGTCGCGTATCACAAGAAGCCCGTTCTGTGGGGCGTGGATCTGGAGGTGCCGTCCGGTCAGCTCATCGGCATCATTGGCCCCAATGGCGCCGGGAAATCCACTTTGATCAAAGCCTGCATGGGTCTGCTGCCGATGCAGAGCGGTTGGGTGAAAGCGTTTGGCCAACCCCTCAAGGACGTGCCGACGCGGGTGGGCTATGTGCCGCAACGCGAATCGGTCGACTGGGATTTCCCGGTCAACGTGATGGATGTGGTGCTGATGGGCCGTTACGGTCGGTTGGGGTTGCTCCGTCGACCCTCGGCCCAGGATCGAGAGATCGCCCGGGACTGCCTCGACCGGGTGAAGATGCTGCCGTATGCGAATCGGCAGATCTCCAATTTGTCGGGTGGTCAGCAGCAACGCGTTTTCCTGGCGCGCGCGCTCGCGCAGGAAGCGGATCTCTACTTCATGGATGAACCGTTTGCCGGCGTGGATGCGGCGACTGAATCCGCCATCATCGCCGTGCTCAAGGAACTGCGCGATCAGGGCAAAACGTTGATCGTGGTGCACCATGATTTGCCGACGGCGAAACAGTATTTTGATTCGCTGCTGTTGCTGAACATGAACGTCGTGGCCTTTGGCCCGACCGCCGAAGTATTCACGGCGGAGAAGCTGCAAAAAACCTACGGCGGGCGGCTCACGATTCTCTCGGAGGTCGCGACCGTTTTGGGCGCGAATGGCAATGGTGGCGGAGGCGGTTGA
- a CDS encoding metal ABC transporter solute-binding protein, Zn/Mn family — MLRFIRRGWSAVLWAAGCAAAVSGATAPLKVVATTGMVGDLVERIGRERVQVQTLMGAGVDPHLYKATASDVRKLQRADVVFYNGLLLEGKMTDIFTRMQRAGRHVYAIADHLPHETLLHPAGQSGHPDPHIWFDISLWAQCVDAVVDGLVEAQPDAAAAFRAGGERAKVELAALHDWAVAKSAELPAAKRILVTSHDAYSYFGRAYGFQVIGLQGISTVSEAALADMATLVDFIRNREIKAIFVETSVPHATIERIATDAKVAIGGELFSDAMGTPGQVENGYDLGTFDGMVKHNLNTIVEALR; from the coding sequence ATGCTTCGATTTATTCGTCGCGGGTGGAGTGCGGTCCTCTGGGCGGCAGGATGTGCGGCGGCGGTTTCCGGTGCGACGGCACCGTTGAAGGTGGTCGCCACGACCGGAATGGTGGGGGATCTGGTGGAACGCATCGGCCGCGAGCGGGTGCAGGTGCAGACGCTGATGGGCGCAGGGGTGGACCCCCATCTCTACAAGGCGACCGCATCCGATGTGCGGAAGCTGCAGCGGGCGGACGTCGTGTTTTACAATGGTCTGCTTTTGGAAGGGAAGATGACGGACATCTTCACCCGCATGCAACGGGCCGGGCGGCATGTTTACGCCATTGCCGACCATTTGCCGCATGAGACGCTGTTGCATCCGGCGGGACAGTCGGGCCACCCCGACCCGCACATCTGGTTTGATATCTCGTTGTGGGCGCAGTGTGTGGATGCGGTGGTCGACGGGTTGGTGGAGGCTCAACCCGATGCCGCCGCGGCTTTTCGAGCAGGCGGCGAACGCGCCAAGGTGGAGCTGGCGGCACTGCACGATTGGGCCGTGGCCAAGAGTGCCGAGTTGCCCGCAGCGAAACGCATCCTGGTGACCAGTCACGATGCCTACAGTTATTTTGGCCGGGCCTACGGGTTTCAGGTCATCGGTCTGCAAGGAATTTCAACCGTGAGCGAAGCCGCGTTGGCCGATATGGCTACGTTGGTGGACTTTATCCGTAACCGGGAAATCAAGGCGATCTTCGTGGAGACCAGTGTGCCGCACGCAACGATCGAGCGTATCGCGACCGATGCGAAAGTGGCGATTGGTGGCGAGTTGTTTTCCGATGCCATGGGCACGCCCGGTCAGGTCGAAAACGGCTACGACCTCGGCACCTTTGACGGCATGGTGAAGCACAACCTCAACACCATCGTGGAGGCGCTGCGATGA
- a CDS encoding ABC transporter permease gives MSQGFARIVFALTAAFFAAFFVWPILQILKGGFVDANGDLTFAYLIALLQDPIYLRGLANSFMLACATTTIAFLVSIPLAFVADRFNFPLKAALSSVVLIPMILPPFVGAIGIKQIFGQYGALNAAIINLGLQPEGWAYDWFAANRFWGIACVQALSLYPIVYLNAVAALANIDPAMEEAAQNLGCRGWRRFFKITLPLIRPGLFAGGTIVFIWAFTELGVPLIFDYPRVTSVQIFYGLKEIGGNPFPYTLVTVMLACTVALYALGKGLFGRKAHAMMAKATSSGGAKKLRGWQGWLCTGMFVGVTLLAVLPHIGVVLVSFANDWYRTVLPSSFTLENYEIALGHGLTVPAIANSLKFASVSTIIDVILGIAIAYVVVRSKIRGRGILDFLSMLPLAVPGIVLAFGYLAMSQEGRFFDFLNPIENPTVLLIIAYSVRRLPYVVRSAVAGFQQTSETLEEAAQNLGCPPLKATAKVTLPLIAANLIAGALLAFAFAMLEVSDSLILAQKQAFYPITKAILELFQLLGDGKFIASALGVWAMAFLGVTIVGMSLLLGKKLGAIFRV, from the coding sequence ATGTCGCAGGGATTCGCCCGCATCGTTTTTGCGCTCACCGCCGCGTTCTTCGCCGCCTTCTTTGTCTGGCCGATTCTGCAGATTCTGAAGGGCGGCTTCGTGGATGCCAACGGCGACCTCACCTTTGCTTACCTGATCGCCTTGCTGCAGGATCCGATTTACCTGCGCGGTCTCGCCAATTCATTCATGTTGGCCTGCGCGACGACCACGATCGCCTTTCTGGTTTCCATTCCCCTGGCCTTCGTGGCCGATCGTTTCAATTTCCCGCTCAAAGCCGCCCTCAGTTCCGTGGTGCTCATCCCCATGATCCTGCCACCCTTCGTCGGCGCGATCGGGATCAAACAGATTTTCGGCCAATACGGAGCGCTCAATGCGGCCATCATTAATCTGGGACTACAGCCCGAGGGGTGGGCCTACGATTGGTTCGCCGCCAATCGCTTTTGGGGCATCGCCTGCGTGCAGGCCCTTTCGCTTTATCCGATCGTCTATCTTAATGCCGTGGCCGCTCTCGCCAACATTGACCCGGCCATGGAAGAAGCCGCGCAAAACCTGGGCTGCCGCGGCTGGCGACGATTCTTCAAAATCACCCTGCCGTTGATCCGGCCCGGCTTGTTCGCCGGCGGCACCATCGTCTTCATCTGGGCCTTCACCGAACTCGGCGTGCCGTTGATCTTCGACTATCCGCGTGTGACGTCGGTGCAGATTTTTTACGGGCTCAAGGAAATCGGCGGCAACCCGTTCCCCTACACGCTCGTCACCGTGATGCTCGCCTGCACTGTGGCGCTCTACGCACTCGGTAAAGGCCTGTTCGGCCGCAAAGCCCACGCCATGATGGCCAAGGCGACCAGCAGCGGCGGCGCGAAAAAGCTCCGTGGCTGGCAAGGTTGGCTCTGCACCGGGATGTTCGTCGGCGTCACCCTGCTCGCCGTGCTACCGCACATCGGCGTGGTCTTGGTGTCGTTTGCCAACGACTGGTATCGCACCGTGCTGCCCAGTTCGTTCACGCTGGAAAACTACGAGATCGCCCTCGGCCACGGCCTGACCGTGCCCGCCATCGCCAACTCCCTGAAGTTTGCCAGCGTCTCGACCATCATCGATGTCATCCTCGGCATCGCCATCGCCTACGTCGTCGTCCGATCAAAAATTCGCGGCCGGGGCATCCTGGATTTCCTGTCCATGCTACCGTTGGCGGTGCCTGGTATCGTGCTCGCGTTCGGCTACCTCGCCATGAGTCAGGAGGGTCGTTTCTTCGACTTCCTCAATCCGATCGAAAATCCGACCGTGCTGTTGATCATCGCCTACTCCGTGCGTCGTCTGCCCTACGTGGTGCGCTCCGCGGTGGCGGGCTTTCAGCAGACCAGCGAAACCCTCGAGGAGGCCGCCCAGAACCTTGGCTGCCCGCCCCTCAAAGCGACCGCGAAAGTCACCCTGCCGCTTATCGCCGCCAACCTCATCGCCGGCGCCCTGCTGGCCTTTGCCTTCGCCATGCTGGAGGTATCCGACTCACTGATACTTGCGCAAAAGCAGGCGTTCTACCCCATCACCAAGGCGATTCTGGAACTCTTCCAACTGCTCGGTGACGGCAAGTTCATCGCCAGTGCGCTGGGCGTCTGGGCCATGGCGTTCCTGGGGGTGACCATCGTCGGCATGAGTCTGCTGCTGGGTAAAAAACTCGGGGCGATCTTCCGCGTTTAA
- a CDS encoding EamA family transporter, translating into MPYLIAVSLLWAFSFGMIKVGLSDLDSTAVAMVRLTFALIVFLPFFRPRQTPRVAATRFMAIGAVQFGLMYAFYIAAFRYLQAYEVAMFTIFTPIYVVLFDGALERRLDRRALGAAALALVGAGILKWRSGISDAGLVGFFLMQGSNLCFAVGQIAYQRTRRRWHKLTDAALFGWLYLGAIAAAGIISLAITDWTTFRPSREQWGALVYLGVLASGLGFFGWNVGATKVNAGTLAVFNNLKIPLAVGVALLAFGESADLLRLSLSLALMLIALYLTERQPGSV; encoded by the coding sequence ATGCCTTATCTGATCGCGGTCTCGCTGCTCTGGGCCTTCTCCTTCGGCATGATCAAGGTCGGGTTGTCCGATCTCGACTCCACCGCTGTGGCCATGGTGCGGCTGACGTTCGCATTGATCGTCTTTCTGCCTTTCTTCCGCCCCCGGCAAACGCCCCGGGTCGCCGCCACGCGTTTCATGGCGATCGGGGCCGTGCAATTCGGGCTCATGTATGCGTTCTATATCGCGGCGTTCCGCTACCTGCAGGCCTACGAAGTGGCCATGTTCACGATCTTCACCCCGATCTACGTGGTGCTGTTCGACGGGGCCCTCGAACGTCGGCTGGATCGGCGGGCGCTGGGCGCGGCCGCGCTCGCGCTCGTCGGCGCCGGTATCCTGAAATGGCGCAGCGGGATCAGCGACGCCGGACTGGTCGGCTTCTTCCTCATGCAGGGGTCCAACCTTTGTTTTGCCGTCGGCCAGATCGCCTATCAACGCACGCGCCGTCGTTGGCACAAGCTGACCGATGCGGCACTCTTTGGCTGGCTCTACCTCGGCGCGATCGCGGCGGCCGGAATCATTTCGTTGGCCATCACTGATTGGACGACCTTCCGACCTTCCCGTGAGCAATGGGGAGCGCTCGTTTATCTCGGTGTGCTGGCGTCCGGATTGGGGTTCTTCGGCTGGAATGTCGGCGCCACCAAAGTCAATGCCGGCACCTTGGCGGTGTTCAATAATCTCAAGATACCACTGGCGGTGGGCGTCGCCTTGCTCGCCTTCGGCGAATCGGCCGATCTACTTCGCCTCAGCCTCAGTCTCGCCCTCATGCTGATCGCCCTCTACCTCACCGAACGCCAACCCGGCTCAGTGTAA
- a CDS encoding glycoside hydrolase family 97 protein: protein MRFPRTFFPALAAILTLAAAPIHAVTEDINSPHGRLRVEVDTSDGLTLRAWLDGRVVLEPAPLRLNLSDGRSLGTDASTMTLSRRRNRGVVTPVIKQKSATIPDNFNEATFTSAEFSVAVRVYDDGLAYRFSTTLGGTIEVTGEAVPLAFPAGTRTLFPEEESFMSHNERSYLDFELADITSPRFASLPVLCTTPAGIRVVFTDADLFDYPGMFVRGTGGSVLTPTFPPYPLEIVPAENGTSDRNVEIKQVGDFIARTSGTRSFPWRTYVVTDDDRDLITSQLVFLLSRECELADTSWIKPGTVAWDWYNANNLIGVDFESGINNDTYKFYIDFAARFGINYVILDEGWSAATTNLFEPNPDIDVPELVAYGAARNVGIILWSLNEPLAKDRDALLDLYASWGVKGVKIDFMQRNDQLMVNFYHDTAVAAAARHLLVDYHGAFKPSGLRRAYPNVISYEGVKGNENNKWSADVTPEHNVTIPFIRMVAGPMDYTPGAMVNTHPANHRISHFRPMGIGTRCHEIAKYMVYESALQMYCELPSLYLKEVESITFMASIPTVWDETRVIEASVGDYVVIARRHGDTWYLGAMTDDAAREFSLPLEFIGPGEFEATIMQDGVNAAKHAEDYRQVKQTVDADTTLSLRLVGNGGWAAILRPVE from the coding sequence ATGCGCTTTCCCCGAACTTTTTTCCCGGCCTTGGCGGCCATTCTGACTTTGGCCGCCGCGCCGATCCACGCGGTGACCGAGGACATCAACTCGCCCCACGGCCGACTCCGCGTGGAAGTCGACACATCCGACGGACTCACCCTGCGGGCGTGGCTCGACGGCCGCGTCGTGCTCGAGCCCGCGCCCTTGCGATTGAACCTGAGTGATGGCCGCTCGCTGGGGACGGATGCCTCGACCATGACCCTTTCCCGTCGGCGCAATCGCGGCGTGGTGACGCCGGTAATCAAACAAAAGAGCGCCACGATTCCGGACAACTTCAACGAAGCCACGTTCACGTCTGCGGAATTCTCCGTGGCTGTTCGCGTCTACGATGACGGCCTTGCCTACCGCTTTTCGACAACTCTCGGTGGCACGATCGAAGTGACGGGCGAAGCGGTCCCGTTGGCATTCCCCGCCGGCACCCGCACCCTGTTTCCGGAAGAGGAGTCGTTCATGTCGCACAACGAACGCTCCTACCTCGATTTCGAACTCGCCGACATCACGTCGCCCCGATTCGCCTCGCTCCCCGTATTGTGCACCACGCCCGCCGGCATCCGGGTGGTCTTCACCGACGCCGATTTGTTCGACTATCCCGGCATGTTCGTGCGTGGCACCGGCGGTTCGGTCCTGACGCCGACCTTTCCGCCTTATCCGTTGGAGATCGTGCCCGCCGAAAATGGCACGTCCGATCGCAATGTTGAGATCAAGCAAGTCGGCGATTTTATTGCCCGCACGTCCGGCACGCGGTCGTTTCCGTGGCGCACCTATGTCGTCACCGACGACGATCGCGATTTGATCACGAGCCAACTCGTCTTCCTCCTGTCGCGCGAATGTGAACTGGCGGATACCAGCTGGATCAAACCCGGCACGGTCGCGTGGGATTGGTATAATGCCAACAACCTGATCGGCGTCGATTTCGAGAGCGGTATCAACAACGACACTTACAAATTCTACATCGATTTCGCCGCCCGTTTCGGGATCAACTACGTCATTCTCGATGAGGGTTGGTCGGCGGCCACCACCAATCTCTTCGAACCCAATCCCGACATCGATGTGCCGGAACTCGTGGCCTACGGTGCCGCACGCAACGTCGGTATCATCCTGTGGTCGCTCAACGAACCGCTGGCCAAGGATCGCGATGCGTTGCTCGACCTCTACGCGAGTTGGGGCGTCAAGGGCGTGAAGATTGATTTCATGCAGCGCAACGACCAGCTCATGGTGAACTTTTATCATGACACCGCCGTCGCCGCCGCCGCGCGCCATCTGTTGGTCGACTACCATGGCGCATTCAAGCCCTCCGGTTTGCGCCGCGCTTATCCCAACGTGATCTCCTACGAAGGCGTGAAGGGCAACGAGAACAACAAGTGGAGCGCCGACGTCACTCCGGAGCACAATGTCACCATTCCGTTCATACGCATGGTGGCGGGACCGATGGACTACACGCCGGGCGCGATGGTGAACACCCACCCCGCCAACCACCGCATCAGCCATTTTCGACCAATGGGCATCGGCACGCGTTGTCACGAAATCGCCAAATACATGGTCTACGAAAGCGCGCTGCAGATGTATTGCGAGCTGCCGTCGCTTTATCTGAAAGAGGTGGAATCCATCACTTTCATGGCATCGATCCCGACCGTGTGGGATGAAACCCGCGTGATCGAAGCGAGTGTGGGCGACTACGTCGTCATCGCGCGACGCCATGGCGACACGTGGTATCTGGGCGCGATGACCGACGATGCCGCGCGCGAGTTTTCCCTCCCCTTGGAATTCATCGGCCCGGGCGAATTTGAAGCGACGATCATGCAGGACGGCGTCAATGCCGCCAAGCACGCCGAGGACTACCGACAAGTGAAGCAGACTGTCGACGCCGACACGACCTTGTCGCTGCGTCTCGTGGGCAACGGCGGTTGGGCCGCCATCCTGCGACCGGTTGAGTGA